Within the Solibacillus silvestris genome, the region TATCAGACTGGCCGTTATTGAATGCGCTCGTCAATACAGCAGGCGGTGCGAGCTGGGTGAGCATTCATCATGGTGGCGGTGTAGGAATGGGGTATTCCCAACATGCCGGCCAAGTACTTGTTGCTGACGGCACAAAGCTGGCAGCAGAAAAAATTAATCGCGTGCTTATTTCAGACCCGGGTATGGGGGTTGTACGCCATGCCGATGCAGGCTACGACATTGCAGTTCGCACAGCAAAAGAAAAAGGTATCAATATGCCGATGCTAAAAGGATGATGAACTTTGGCTATTTTAATAAACAATGCAAATGAAGTATTAACAATGGAAAGTGATGTAAAATTACCTCGCCGTCGTGAGCAGATGAGCGAGCTCGGCCTGAAAACAGAGGTAAGTGTACTAATCGAAGGAGATCGCATTGCAATGATTGCGCCTCTTGATGAAATAAAACAGGAGTATCCGCATCTAGTAGGTAGTGCCGAGGTTATTGATGCACGAGGGAAGATTGTAATGCCAGGCCTTGTTGACTGCCATACACATTTAGTGCATGGGGGAACACGTGAACATGAGCTGAATATGCGTCTTGCCGGAAGGTCCTATATGGATATTATGAATGAAGGTGGCGGGATTCACTATACAACGACAAAAACACGTGAAGCGAGTTTTGATGATTTATACAATAAAACCGTTCAGCATCTAAACGAGTTTTTGCGTCACGGCGTTACGACAGTTGAAGCAAAATCGGGTTACGGTCTTGATCTTGAAAATGAAATCAAACAGCTTTATGTTGTGAAGAAACTGCAGGAAGAGCATGTGGTAGATATTGTATCGACTTTTATGGGCGCACATGCCGTTCCGAAAGAATATAAAGGCAATGAAGATGAATTCGTGAAAATTATAATAGAGCAGATGATTCCAAAAGTGGCGGAGTTAGGGCTAGCGGAATTCAATGATGTCTTTTGCGAAAAAGGAGTGTTCACACCTGCACAATCCCGTCTTATTTTGGAAGCAGGCAAAGCATACGGACTGACACCGAAAATCCATGCAGATGAAATCGAGCCATATGAAGGAGCGGAACTCGCTGCAGAAGTCGGTGCCATCTCCGCAGAGCATTTACTCGTTGCATCGGATGAAGGGATTGCTGCAATGGCAAAGGCAGGGACAATTGCAGTACTCTTGCCGGGAACCGCATTCTTTTTACGCGCACCGTATGCAAGAGGTCGCCTCATGGTTGATAGTGGTGTACCTGTAGCCATTTCAACGGACTTTAATCCAGGTTCGTCTCCGACAATCAGCTTGCCGTTCATTCAAAATCTGGCGTGCATGAACATGGGAATGACGATGGAAGAAGTGCTTTGTGCAACAACGATCAATGCTGCTCATGCGATAAAACGAGCAGATGAAGTCGGTACACTAGAAAAGGGTAAACAGGCAGATGTACTGATTTTAGACGTCCCGAATTATAAGCAGCTTCAATATTTTTACGGAATGAATCATACAGATAC harbors:
- a CDS encoding imidazolonepropionase produces the protein MAILINNANEVLTMESDVKLPRRREQMSELGLKTEVSVLIEGDRIAMIAPLDEIKQEYPHLVGSAEVIDARGKIVMPGLVDCHTHLVHGGTREHELNMRLAGRSYMDIMNEGGGIHYTTTKTREASFDDLYNKTVQHLNEFLRHGVTTVEAKSGYGLDLENEIKQLYVVKKLQEEHVVDIVSTFMGAHAVPKEYKGNEDEFVKIIIEQMIPKVAELGLAEFNDVFCEKGVFTPAQSRLILEAGKAYGLTPKIHADEIEPYEGAELAAEVGAISAEHLLVASDEGIAAMAKAGTIAVLLPGTAFFLRAPYARGRLMVDSGVPVAISTDFNPGSSPTISLPFIQNLACMNMGMTMEEVLCATTINAAHAIKRADEVGTLEKGKQADVLILDVPNYKQLQYFYGMNHTDTVIKAGDVVVKGGSLL